The genome window TATCTTTCGCCGCTTGCACGGTATCGATGCAGATCCACAATGCCTTGCCTGATAGGCGGGCACCTCAACACCCCGTGGCCAAGCCGAAACCGCCACGAAGAGTCGAAAGTGCGGGCAGGATCCGTCACACCGGCCCTCGGGGGCGCAGGGCCTTCAGCCTTCCAGGTGCTGTGCCCACGCTTTCGGAACTCCGCCGCGCGGCCATTTCGAACGCACCTTTTGGCGGGACACGGCACATCCCCGGCCCCTTACGCGGGCGCGCGCCATAAATACGCCGAATTGCTCCTGTCCACCGGTGCCACTATGATAACCTGCGGTCGAGCGGGCCAGACGGATCGCAAGTGCGACCGGCCTGAGGTTTCGCCCCGAACCGGACGCACAGGTCACTGCCCGGACCGGGTGCACCGGTTACCGCAAAGGCCGGACGCACGGGTCACCGCAAAGACACGTTGAAAACAGCCCCGCACGAGTGCGGGCTGCATCGAATGGATTGAGCTGAGCATCATGCATCAAGGCGGAAGGCATCTCGATCGCGACGGCGTGGATCTCGGAGACGAGCCGCCGCTCATGGTCTATGACGAACGCGCGCAACTTCCGGATCGTCGCCAGGTCAGCATTCGCTGGCTGACCGGCTCCGTCCTGACGGGCCTGACCTCCGTCACGCTGATGGGGGGAGCCTTGTTTGCGGCCCTCGACGGCCAGTACCAGGTCTCTGCGGCGCCCGTTCGCGGCGACGACGGCTTCCAGTCCTCCGGCACGTCGGGCCGCGACTCGGCAAAGGGCGACCGCGTGATCCGCGCGGCGGCACAATACTCCAACCGTCAGGTCATTCCCGTGTCGACGGTGCATCGTGTCGGCGACCGCGACCACATCAAGGTCCGTCCCTTTGCCCTGGTCACCGCCACCTTGGCGACGCGCGCCTCGCGCGAAACAGCCGCGGATATTCCCCCCTTCAATCCGATCAAGCTTTTCTCCGACAACAACGTGCTTCCCGAGCGCGCCGTCAGCGATGCCGTATACGATGCGCGGGTGGAAGGCGAAGTGTCGATCAGCGTCCGCGACTTTCCGGTCGACAATCCGCTCGCCATCACCAAGACCGGGCTGCAGGACGTCGAGATCGAACAGATCGTGCGCCAGTCGGCGCGCTTCCTTTCGGGAAATTCCATCGACAGCGTGGCCGGGCCGGTGATCGATCCGGGCCGTTTCGACTTCAACCTGGCGCAACAGCCCGAGCTGTCCCGCCTCAATGTGCGCATCACGCCGGAGAACGTGTCCTTCGTGTCCAAGAGCGACACGACGGATGCTTTCGCCGGCATGGAAGAGAAGATCATTCCGGTTTCGGGAGACCGGACCTTCCGCGAGGTGCTTCTTGAAAACGCGGCGGGCGAGGAGGCTGCCGACGCGATCATCAGCGCCTTCGAGCGGGAGTTCAGCATCAAGGGCATCGACAGCGGGCAGCGGATCCGTCTGGCGATGGCCGCCAGCGCGGATGCGGCCGAGCGCATGGTGCCGCAACGCATCAGCCTTTACACCGACACCGACCACCAGGCCACGGTTGCACGCTCCGACACCGGCGACTTCGTCGCGGCCGAAGCTCCGGACACCTTCCTCCCGGACGCCTTCGCGGAGGCCGACCGCGTCGGCTACGCCGGCACCACGCCGACGCTTTACGACAGCCTCTACCAGACGGCGCTCGAGCAAAACGTCGAGAAGGACCTGATCTCCGACCTGGTGCGGATCTTTTCCTTTGACGTCGATTTCAAGTCGCGGGTGAAGCCGGGCGATTCCTTCGAGGTGTTTTATGGTCTTCAGCAGGATGACGCCGACGTGTCGGCGGAGATCCTCTACACCGCGCTGACCAACCGCAGCACCACGCGGCGTTTCTACCGCTTCCGTACGCCGGATGACGGGGTCGTCGATTTTTATGACGAGACCGGCAAGAGCGCCAAGAAGTTCCTGATGCGCAAGCCGCTGTCGGGCGGCCGTTACCGGTCCGGTTTCGGCATGCGCAAACACCCGATCGTCGGCACCATGCGCATGCACAACGGCGTCGACTGGTCCGCCCAGCGCGGAACGGCGATCATGGCGGCCGGCGGCGGCGTGATCAGCCGGGCGAAATGGGTCTCGGGCTACGGGCGCCGCATCGAAATCCAGCACGCCAACGGCTACACGACGACCTACAGCCACCAGACGAGCTTCGCCAAGGGCATCCGCGAGGGCATGCGCGTTCGCCAGGGCCAGGTGATCGGTTACGTCGGCTCGACCGGCCTGTCGACCGGTCCGCATCTGCACTATGAGGTCAAGGTGAACGGGCGCTTCGTCAATCCGATGCGCATTCGCCTGCCGCGCGGGCGTGTGCTGGAGGGGGACGTTCTGGAAGCTTTCAACCGGGAGCGCGACCGCATCGACACGCTGGTCCAGCGCGCGGCCGGTCCCTCGCGCGTCGCCTCCCTCGCCAAGCCGTAGACACGGCCGGCTTCCTGCCTTGCCGCGGGTCAGGACATGAAAAAGGCCCCGGGCGCCAGCGTCCGGGGCCTTTGGTTTGCAAGGTGGCGGCGCTCATTCGAACGCGCGCGTCGCGCACCTGGCGTCAGGCGGCCGCGCTCTGGGATCCGGCCACTTCGAACAGCAACCGGTCGCTCCCCGCGGAGCCCCGCACCGATTGTCCGTCGGCAACCTTGCCGGCGAGGATCAGTTCGGCGAGCGGGTCCTGCACCTCGCGCTGGATCACCCGCTTGAGCGGACGTGCGCCATAGGCCGGGTCGTAGCCTTTGTCGGCGAGCCATTCGCGGGCTCCCTCGTCCAGCGTCAGCTCGATCTTGCGATCGCCCAGCAACCGCTCCAGACGGTTCAACTGGATGTCGACAATCGCCGCCATCTGGTTGCGCTGCAGCCGGTGGAACAGGATCTGGTCGTCCAGCCGGTTGAGGAACTCCGGCCGGAAGTGCGAACGAACCACCGACATGACCTGATCGCGCACCAGCGAGGAATCCTCACCCTCCGCCTGGCCGGTCAGAAATTCCGAACCGAGGTTCGACGTCATCACGATCAGCGTGTTGCGAAAGTCCACCGTCCGGCCCTGCCCGTCGGTCAACCGACCGTCGTCCAGCACCTGCAACAGCACGTTGAACACATCCGAATGTGCCTTTTCGATCTCGTCGAACAGGACGACCTGATACGGACGACGCCGAACCGCTTCCGTCAGCGACCCGCCCTCTTCGTAACCGACATAACCCGGAGGCGCGCCGATCAGACGGGCGACGGAATGCTTCTCCATGTATTCTGACATGTCGAGGCGCACCATCGCGGTCTCGTCATCGAACAGGAACTCCGCCAGCGCCTTGGTCAGTTCGGTTTTGCCAACGCCCGTCGGGCCAAGGAAGAGGAACGAGCCGATCGGCCTGTTCGGATCCTGAAGCCCGGCGCGGGCCCGGCGCACCGCCGTTGAAACGGCATGCACCGCCTCCTGCTGCCCGATCACCCGGCGCGCGATCTCGTCTTCCATGCGCAACAGCTTCTCGCGCTCGCCCTCGAGCATCTTGTCGACCGGGATGCCGGTCCAACGCGACACGATGTGAGCAATGTGATCGGTGGTGACGGCCTCTTCCATCATCGCGCCCGCATCGTCCTGCCCTTCGGCGTCGGCAATCGCCTTCTCCAGATCGGGAATCACGCCATAGGCAAGCTCGCCGGCGCGCGCCAGGTCCCCCTGGCGCTGCGCCCGCTCAAGATCGCTGCGGGCCTGGTCCAGTTGCTCCTTCAGCTTCTGTTCGGAGGAGAGCTTCTGCTTTTCCGCCTGCCAGCGGGTCGACAGAGCCGACGCCTCTTCCTCCAGATCCGCCAGTTCACCCTCAAGCTTGTCTAGCCGGTCCTTGGCCGCCGCATCGGTCTCTTTCTTGAGCGCCTCGCGCTCGATCTTGAGCTGAATGATCCGCCGATCGAGCTCATCGAGCTCTTCGGGCTTGCTGTCGACCTGCATCCTGAGCCGGCTGGCCGCCTCGTCCATCAGGTCGATGGCCTTGTCGGGCAAAAACCTGTCTGTGATGTAGCGGTTGGACAGCGTCGCCGCAGCGACCACGGCGCTGTCGGTGATCCGCACGCCATGATGCAGCTCGTATTTCTCCTTGATGCCGCGCAGGATCGAGATCGTGTCCTCGACCGTGGGTTCGGAGACGAAGACGGGCTGGAACCGTCGGGCAAGTGCTGCGTCCTTTTCCACGTGCTTGCGGTACTCGTCGAGCGTGGTCGCGCCGACGCAATGCAATTCGCCGCGCGCAAGAGCGGGTTTCAGCAGGTTTGACGCATCCATCGCGCCATCCGCCTTGCCGGCACCGACCAGCGTGTGCATCTCGTCGATGAACAGCACGATCCCGCCAGCGGCCGCCTGCACCTCGGAGAGAACGGCCTTCAGCCGCTCCTCGAACTCGCCGCGGTATTTGGCGCCTGCGATCAACGACCCCATGTCGAGCGCCAGAAGCTTCTTGTCCTTGAGGCTCTCCGGCACGTCGCCGTTGATGATGCGCAGGGCAAGGCCCTCGGCGATCGCCGTCTTGCCGACGCCCGGCTCGCCAATCAGCACCGGATTGTTCTTGGTGCGGCGCGACAGAACCTGGATCGTGCGGCGAATTTCATCGTCGCGGCCGATTACCGGATCGAGTTTGCCGTCGCGCGCCGCCTGGGTCAGGTCGCGGGCGTATTTCTTCAGGGCGTCATACTGGCTTTCGGCCGAAGCGCTGTCGGCCGTACGGCCCTGCCGCAGATCGTTGATCGCCTCGTTGAGCCGGGCCGGCGTGACACCGGCCGATGCCAGCGCCTTGCCGGCGTCGCTGTCCTTGCTCATGGCAAGCGCGAGCAACAGCCGCTCCACCGTGACAAAGGAATCGCCTGCCTTATCGGCGATCTTCTCCGCCTGGTCGAAAAGCTGCGCCAGCGGCGGAGCAAGATACAGCTGCCCGCTGCCGCCCGACACCTTGGCGATGCCTGCAAGCGCCTTGTCATTGGCAAGCGTCGCATCCTTGACGCGCCCGCCGGCCTTTTCGATCAGACCGGCGGCCATGCCTTCCGGGTCGTCGAGCAACACCTTCAACAGGTGCTCGGGCGTGAACTGCTGGTGGGATTCGCCGATCGCATAGGTCTGCGCCGACTGCACGAATCCCCTTGCGCGTTCCGTGTATTTCTCAAAATTCATTTGTCACCTCCAGATCAGGTCGCCCCCCGCAGCAGGGCGCCCTTTCGGATTGCGGGCCCGCATTCGGCGCCCACACGGTCGTCAGCGACCGCTCACAGGATATAGTGTGGCATTTCGATCACAAAAGAGGGAAACCCCTTAGCACAAACAAAAAAGGGACACGCGATGACGCGTGCCCCTCGGTATCCGCCTTGGCCGCCCCGCAGATGCCCCACGGCATGTCCGCAGGATCCCGCAAAGGGCCCGATGACGATCGTCAGTCCCGCGACCGGACAGTGCCGGTCGCCGGACCATCAGGCGTCATTGGTGGCCGGCGTCTCGCTCTTTTCTTCGGGCGCGGCGGCCTTGGGCGTGCGCGGGCGAGGCGTGCGTCGCGCCTTCGGCTTCGGTTCGGCGGCCGGTTCCGCCGTCTCTCCGCCACCGGCAGCAGCATCGGAAGGACCATTTGCGGCCGGCGTGTCGCCCTGGGCGGCATCTCCGGCACCGGCCTCGTCGCCCTGACCCGGATTTCGGGCCTTGCGCAGACCGCGTCCCCGCGTACCCCGCGTCCGGCGACGTCCGCGATCCTCGTCGTCGCCGCTGGCCTCCTCGTCCTTCGCCTTGGCCGTGTCGGAGCCGCCACCGGCGCCTGCGCTCTTGGCGTTCAGCACGGGCATGTTCTCGACAAAGGGCTGAGGCGCATCCACCGGCATAACCGGCTTGCCATTGTCATCCGAAGCGGCCGTGTCATGATCATCACAGTCGCCGCGATCGCCGCGATCGCCACGAGCGCCGCGAGTACCACGGTCGCTGCCGCGATCATCACGGTCACTGCGGTCGCGACGGTCCTGCCGGTCCTGATGCTCAGCGCGTTCGGTTTGCGCCTCGGCCTCGTCCTCGGCCTCATCACCGCGCGGAAGCACAACCGGCTGCTGCATGCTCTGCTGGGCAGACGCGATGATCCGCAGGTAATGCTCGGCGTGCTGGTAATAGTTTTCCGAGATCACACGATCACCGGCAGCGGCCGCGTCGCGCGCGAGCTGCTGGTACTTTTCGGCGACATGATGCGCGGTTCCGCGGATCTTCACGTCGGGTCCGTTGGACTCATAGGACCGCGAAAGCGGATTGGGTCCTTTACGGCCGCCACGGCCACGGATGCGTTTGTTGTTCTGATTTCCTGGTCTCATTCTGCCGTTTTCTCTCAGGAACGGCGATCGACAACGGCCGATCAACAGTCCGGTCCGAAACGAACCGGCGCCATGAAACGCAACGAGACAAAGTCGGTGTTGCGCGGTCCGTGCAGGCCCTTCACTCGGAAGCAAGGCGACGCGTGAGCGCCTGCCTCTCCGGCCTTCTGGAAGGAGTAACCTGAACAGACCTATGCCAAGTTGCCCTGGGACCCGAAAGTCCTCGGCGCATTGTCCTCGACGGTGGATGCCCGTCGCACAATGCAGGATCCGGCTGGAACGAAAAGTCTCTCAAAAACTTGTCGAACTGCCGACCCGTGGATAATAGCACCACCCCCGTCGGGTCTCGGCGCTCAGAAACTAGCCGGTTCCGCCCGGTTTTCCAAGCGTCTTTTTCAAACAGGCAAAATATGGTGTCATTTTGCAACCCTGCGCGCGACAACGACACGGTCGCGACCTCCAAGGTCTTGAAAGACCGAAACGTCTTCCAGCCCGCTGTCGTTCAGGATCCGACGCACGGCGGCCGCCTGGGACACCCCGATTTCGACGAGCACCACGCCGCCATCGACCAGAACACGCGCGGCCTCGGTGGCGATTCGTCGATAGGCGGCAAGTCCGTTGTCCTTTGCAAACAGCGCCAACGGCGGATCGAACAGGCGCACTTCGCGGGAAAGGTCCCCGCTTTCGCCGGGCGCAATATAGGGCGGATTGCTCACCAGGATGTCGAAACCGGGCGCCAGCGCATCGGCGAAATCGCCGCGAACGGCGCTGAACCGCGCGGCCACCCCGTGGCGCTCCGCATTCTCGCGCGCCGTCGCCAGAGCCGGTTCGCTAAGGTCGAGGGCGAGCGCATGCGCGGCCGGCAACTCATTAAGGAGCGCGACGGCGATACACCCGCTCCCTGTCCCGATGTCGGCGAACCGCCACGACCGGTCGCGCCCGCCTTGCGCCTCGCACCACCTAAGCGTCTGCTCGACAAGCGTTTCGGTATCGGGCCTCGGCTCGAGCGTTTCCGTCGACAGGGCGAAATCCAGCCCCCAGAACTCGCGCAGGCCCAGAATGCGGCCGACGGGTTCGCCGGCAAGCCGGCGCGCCATGAATTGCGCGACCAGATCGGCAGTCTGCGAAGAGACCAGCGCATCCGGATCCAGCACGACACGGTCGACCCCGACCCCTGCGGCAAAGGCGGCCAGCACGCGCGCGTCGAGCGCGGCATTGTCCATCCCCGCATCGCGAAACGCCGTGCGCAGTCGCGCCGCGAGCCGGCCAAGCGATTCCGGTGCCCCGCCGTCGCCGGAATGCGGTGTCACAGGCCTTCGTCCGCCAGAAGTCCGGCCTGGTGATCGAGGATCAGCGCATCGATCACCTCGCCGAGCGCCTCGCCGCTGACGATTTCTGGGAGCTTGTAGAGCGTCAGCCCGATGCGGTGGTCGGTCACCCGCCCTTGCGGGAAATTGTAGGTGCGGATGCGTTCCGACCGGTCGCCGGAGCCGACCTGCAGCCGGCGCGCCTCGGTGCGCTCGTCGGCAAGGCGCGCGCGTTCCGCATCGAAAATGCGCGCGCGCAGCAATTGCATCGCCTTGGCCTTGTTCTTGTGCTGAGAGCGTTCGTCCTGCACCCCGACGACGATGCCGGTGGGAATATGGGTTATGCGCACCGCCGAATCGGTGGTGTTGACGTGCTGGCCGCCGGCGCCCGAGGCGCGGAACGTGTCGATGCGCAGGTCCGCATCGGCAACGGTGACGTCGACATCCTCCGCCTGCGGGAGAACCGCGACCGTCGCCGCCGAGGTGTGGATGCGCCCGCCCGATTCCGTGTCCGGCACCCGCTGCACCCGGTGAACACCGGACTCAAACTTCAGTCCGGCAAAAACATTCTGCCCCGAGACCGACGCGATCACTTCCTTGTAGCCGCCGGCCTCGCCCTCGCTGGCCGACAGGATCTCCATCTTCCAGCCCTGAAGCTGGGCGAAGCGCTGGTACATGCGAAAAAGATCGCCGGCAAACAGCGCCGCCTCGTCGCCGCCGGTCCCGGCCCGCACCTCGAGAATGACGTTTCGGCTGTCGGCAGCATCGCGCGGCAGGAACGCCAGGCGCACCTCCTGCGACAGCGCCTCGATGCGCTCGACCAGCGTCCCGCGCTCCGATTCGGCCAGCACGCGCATCTCCTTGTCGTCGCCGGCGTCGGCGATCATCGCCTCGACGTCGGCAAGTTCGGCCTCGGCCTCCTGGAGCGCGCGCACCTTCGCCGCCAGCGGCTCCAGTTCGGCGTAGTCGCGCGACAGGCGCACATAGGTTTCCGGATCGGGGTTTTGCGTCATCCCGTGCTCGATCTCGGCAACGCGCGCCAGAAGCGCTTCCAGTTTTTCCGCCGCAATCATTGCGTGACGACATCCTTCTGATTTTGGAAAACAGGCTTGAAGACCGGTCGTGACCGCACCGGTGGCGGGGCGAGAATGGCTCGCTACAACGAAATGTCGTTGTCAGAGGCAAAGGCGCGCAAAAGCGCGCGCGGGTCCTCAAGCGCCCCGGGCGTTTCCAGCCGGGGAAGAAGCCGTGCCGACAACCGCCCGAGGTCGAGGCCGCGCACCATGGCCTTCACCGGCCCAAGCGCCGCCGGCGACATCGACAGGGCGCGATAACCGAGTGCGGCAAGCGCCATCGCCTGCAGCGGCTGACCGGCGATTTCGCCGCACAGCGTGACCGGCGTGTTGTGCGCATTCGCGCGCTCGACGATCTGGCGCAGAGCCCTGAGGAACGGCACGCCCATCGTGTCGAACCGCCCCGCGACCCGCGTGTTGCCGCGATCCACGGCGGTGAAGAACTGGAACAGGTCGTTGGAGCCGATCGAGGCGAAGTCGACGACGTCGAACAGCTCGTCTAGCTGATAGAGCAGCGAGGGCACCTCGATCATGACGCCGAGCTGCAGGCGCTCGGGCCCTTTGTGATCGTGCCGGCGCAGATGCTTGATCTCGCGGTCCACCATGGCCTTGGCCTGGTGGAACTCCGAAACCGCCGACACCATGGGGAACATGATGCGAAGCTCCCGGCCCGCCGCCGCATGCAGCAGCGCACGGATCTGGGTGCGCAGGATGCCCGGACGGTCGAGTCCGAAGCGGATCGCCCGCCAGCCCATCGCCGGGTTTTCCTCCTGGATCGCGCGTAGATACGGAAGCACCTTGTCGCCGCCGATGTCGAGCGTGCGGAAGGTCACGGGCCGTCCGTCCGCCGCATCGAGCACCTGGCGATAATAGTCGGTCTGCTCGCTCATGCGCGGAAACGACGAGGCCACCATGAACTGAAGCTCGGTGCGGAACAGTCCGACGCCGGCCGCGCCCGATTCGGAGACCGCGGGCAGGTCGACCAGCAGGCCGGCGTTGAGCTGGAGCGAAATGTCGACATTGTCGCGGGTGATCGACGGCTTGTTGCGCAACCGCCGGTATTGCGCCTGACGACGGGCGCGAAAGCGCACCTTCTCGGCGTAGGCGTTCTCGATGTCCTGCGCCGGGCGCAGGTGGATCTGGCCGCTTTCGCCGTCGACGATCACCGCATCGCCGGATTCCGCCAGGCTGACAAGGTTTTCCGCAAGTCCGACGGCGGCGATGCCCAACGCCCGCGCCACGATGGTGACGTGGCTGGTCGGTCCGCCTTCCTCCAGCGCCACGGCACGAATGCGGTCGCGACCGTAGTCGAGAAGCTCCGCCGCGCCCATGTTGCGCGCCACGATCACCGCGTCCTGCGGCAGGCTTTCCGACACCGGCCCGTGCTGGCGGCCCATCAGCTCGCGAATCAGCCGGTGCGCGAGATCGTCGAGATCGTGCAGCCGCTCGCGCAAATAGGGGTCGGTCTGGCGCATCATCCGCGCGCGGGTGTCCGACTGGACCTTCTCCACCGCGGCTTCCGCAGTCAGACCGTTGTTGATCGCTTCCTCGATCTTGCGGATCCAGCCGCGATCGTTTGCGAACATCCGGTAGGCTTCCAGCACCTCGCGATGTTCGCCGTGCTGCGCGAAATCGCCGGAAGCCAGCAGATCGTCAAGGGAAATGCGCAAGCGCGCGATCGCGCGCTCCAGTTTCGCAAGCTCGGCGGAGGCATCCTCGGCAATGAGATTGGTGACCACCACCCGCGGTTCGTGCAGCACCACATGACCAAGCCCGACACCGTCGGACAACGCAACGCCATGAAAATGCATCGGCCGCGTCAGGTCGAGCTTGGTGCCCTGCTGGACGATGGCTTCCAGTTCGCCGGCCGCGACCATTTCCGCAATCACCATCGCGGTGGTCTGCAGCGCCTCGACCTCATCCTCGAAATAGGTGCGGTGCGACTGGTTCTGCACCACCAGCACACCGAGCGTGCGGCCCGCGCGCAGGATCGGCACGCCGAGGAAGGAATTATAGGCGTCCTCGCCCGTCTCCGGCCGATAGGCGAAGGCGGGATGGGCCTGGGCGTTGGGAAGATTGAGAGGACGCGCATCGGCGGCGATCAGGCCGACGAGACCTTCACCGACCTTGAGGCTGGTCTTGTGCACCGCGTCGCGGTTGAGACCCTCGGTCGCATAGAGTTCCAGCACGCCGTCGGCGCGCAGAATATAGACGGAGCAGACCTCGGCCACCACATTGGCCGCGATCAGGACAACGATCTTGTCGAGCCGTTCCTGAGCGTTGATCGGCTCCGCCATCACTTCACGGAGACGCCGCAGCAGAACACGGGGGCCGGCGAGAGTGCTCCGCATCACCCGTCTAGTCCTTTCCGCCTGGTCCGAACGGGCGACAAGCCCACCGACATCCGGCCCTGCAAGACAGCGGGACCGGCAGCCGTTCGCTTACCCGTCCAGTTCGTATAGCGAATGGAGAGTCCGCACCGCAAGCTCGGTGTAGGCGGAATCGATGAGAACGGAGATCTTGATCTCCGATGTGGTGATCGCGCGGATATTGATTCCCTTTTGCGCAAGCCCCTCGAAACAGCGCGCCGCTATGCCCGCATGCGAGCGCATCCCGATGCCGATCACCGAAACCTTCACCACGTCGCGCGCGCCCTCGATCGCCTCGTAGCCGATCGCGTCGCGCTGGTCCTCAAGAACGACGAAGGCGCGGTCGTAGTCGCTTTCGGGAATCGTGAAGGTGATGTCCGTGGTGCGCCCGTCGGGCGAGATGTTCTGGACGATCATGTCGACGTTGATGTTCGCATCGGCAAGCGATCCGAAGACGGCGCTGGCGACGCCCGGCTTGTCGTCGACGTTGCGGATGGAGACCTGCGCCTCGTCCCTTGCAAAGGCGATACCGGTCACGACTTGCTGTTCCACGATTTCATCCTCGTCGCAAATGAGTGTCCCCGGCGGCAGGCCGCCCGCGCCGACCTGCGGCGCATCCGGATCGTCGAAGCTTGAACGCACGAAGGTGCGCACGCCATGCACCATCGCCATTTCAACGGAGCGCACCTGCAGCACCTTGGCGCCGAGCGAGGCCATCTCCAGCATTTCCTCGAACGCGATGCGTTCCAGCCGCCGCGCCCGCGGCACGATCCTCGGGTCGGTGGTGTAGACCCCGTCGACATCCGTATAGATATCACAGCGGTCGGCGCCGATGGCGGCGGCGATCGCCACCGCGCTGGTGTCCGATCCGCCACGACCGAGCGTCGCGATCCGGTTGTCAGGCGCAACGCCCTGAAACCCGGCGACCACGGCGACCTGCCCATTGTCGAGGCGCTCGATCAGCCGGTCGCCGTCGATCTCCGTGATGCGCGCGGCGCCATGCTGGGAATCGGTCTTCAGCGCGATCTGCCAGCCCTGCCAGGATCGAGCCTCGACGCCCATGTCCTGCAGCACGATGGCGAGGAGCCCGCTCGTCACCTGTTCGCCGGACGCGACCACGGCATCGTATTCGCGCGCATCGTGCATCGCCGAGGCCTCGCGGCACAGACCGACGAGCTTGTTGGTCTCGCCTGACATGGCCGAGACGACGACAGCCACCTGATGGCCGGCATCGACCTCGCGTTTCACATGGCGCGCCGCGTTTCGGATCCGCTCCATATTGGCGACGGATGTTCCGCCGAACTTCAAAACCAGTCGGGCCATGGCACACGTATGACACTGCGAGCGTGAAAGGGGCCGCACCGGCGTAAAGCCGGGCGGA of Stappia sp. ES.058 contains these proteins:
- a CDS encoding M23 family metallopeptidase codes for the protein MHQGGRHLDRDGVDLGDEPPLMVYDERAQLPDRRQVSIRWLTGSVLTGLTSVTLMGGALFAALDGQYQVSAAPVRGDDGFQSSGTSGRDSAKGDRVIRAAAQYSNRQVIPVSTVHRVGDRDHIKVRPFALVTATLATRASRETAADIPPFNPIKLFSDNNVLPERAVSDAVYDARVEGEVSISVRDFPVDNPLAITKTGLQDVEIEQIVRQSARFLSGNSIDSVAGPVIDPGRFDFNLAQQPELSRLNVRITPENVSFVSKSDTTDAFAGMEEKIIPVSGDRTFREVLLENAAGEEAADAIISAFEREFSIKGIDSGQRIRLAMAASADAAERMVPQRISLYTDTDHQATVARSDTGDFVAAEAPDTFLPDAFAEADRVGYAGTTPTLYDSLYQTALEQNVEKDLISDLVRIFSFDVDFKSRVKPGDSFEVFYGLQQDDADVSAEILYTALTNRSTTRRFYRFRTPDDGVVDFYDETGKSAKKFLMRKPLSGGRYRSGFGMRKHPIVGTMRMHNGVDWSAQRGTAIMAAGGGVISRAKWVSGYGRRIEIQHANGYTTTYSHQTSFAKGIREGMRVRQGQVIGYVGSTGLSTGPHLHYEVKVNGRFVNPMRIRLPRGRVLEGDVLEAFNRERDRIDTLVQRAAGPSRVASLAKP
- the clpB gene encoding ATP-dependent chaperone ClpB, with the protein product MNFEKYTERARGFVQSAQTYAIGESHQQFTPEHLLKVLLDDPEGMAAGLIEKAGGRVKDATLANDKALAGIAKVSGGSGQLYLAPPLAQLFDQAEKIADKAGDSFVTVERLLLALAMSKDSDAGKALASAGVTPARLNEAINDLRQGRTADSASAESQYDALKKYARDLTQAARDGKLDPVIGRDDEIRRTIQVLSRRTKNNPVLIGEPGVGKTAIAEGLALRIINGDVPESLKDKKLLALDMGSLIAGAKYRGEFEERLKAVLSEVQAAAGGIVLFIDEMHTLVGAGKADGAMDASNLLKPALARGELHCVGATTLDEYRKHVEKDAALARRFQPVFVSEPTVEDTISILRGIKEKYELHHGVRITDSAVVAAATLSNRYITDRFLPDKAIDLMDEAASRLRMQVDSKPEELDELDRRIIQLKIEREALKKETDAAAKDRLDKLEGELADLEEEASALSTRWQAEKQKLSSEQKLKEQLDQARSDLERAQRQGDLARAGELAYGVIPDLEKAIADAEGQDDAGAMMEEAVTTDHIAHIVSRWTGIPVDKMLEGEREKLLRMEDEIARRVIGQQEAVHAVSTAVRRARAGLQDPNRPIGSFLFLGPTGVGKTELTKALAEFLFDDETAMVRLDMSEYMEKHSVARLIGAPPGYVGYEEGGSLTEAVRRRPYQVVLFDEIEKAHSDVFNVLLQVLDDGRLTDGQGRTVDFRNTLIVMTSNLGSEFLTGQAEGEDSSLVRDQVMSVVRSHFRPEFLNRLDDQILFHRLQRNQMAAIVDIQLNRLERLLGDRKIELTLDEGAREWLADKGYDPAYGARPLKRVIQREVQDPLAELILAGKVADGQSVRGSAGSDRLLFEVAGSQSAAA
- the prmC gene encoding peptide chain release factor N(5)-glutamine methyltransferase, whose translation is MTPHSGDGGAPESLGRLAARLRTAFRDAGMDNAALDARVLAAFAAGVGVDRVVLDPDALVSSQTADLVAQFMARRLAGEPVGRILGLREFWGLDFALSTETLEPRPDTETLVEQTLRWCEAQGGRDRSWRFADIGTGSGCIAVALLNELPAAHALALDLSEPALATARENAERHGVAARFSAVRGDFADALAPGFDILVSNPPYIAPGESGDLSREVRLFDPPLALFAKDNGLAAYRRIATEAARVLVDGGVVLVEIGVSQAAAVRRILNDSGLEDVSVFQDLGGRDRVVVARRVAK
- the prfA gene encoding peptide chain release factor 1, whose product is MIAAEKLEALLARVAEIEHGMTQNPDPETYVRLSRDYAELEPLAAKVRALQEAEAELADVEAMIADAGDDKEMRVLAESERGTLVERIEALSQEVRLAFLPRDAADSRNVILEVRAGTGGDEAALFAGDLFRMYQRFAQLQGWKMEILSASEGEAGGYKEVIASVSGQNVFAGLKFESGVHRVQRVPDTESGGRIHTSAATVAVLPQAEDVDVTVADADLRIDTFRASGAGGQHVNTTDSAVRITHIPTGIVVGVQDERSQHKNKAKAMQLLRARIFDAERARLADERTEARRLQVGSGDRSERIRTYNFPQGRVTDHRIGLTLYKLPEIVSGEALGEVIDALILDHQAGLLADEGL
- the ptsP gene encoding phosphoenolpyruvate--protein phosphotransferase; the protein is MRSTLAGPRVLLRRLREVMAEPINAQERLDKIVVLIAANVVAEVCSVYILRADGVLELYATEGLNRDAVHKTSLKVGEGLVGLIAADARPLNLPNAQAHPAFAYRPETGEDAYNSFLGVPILRAGRTLGVLVVQNQSHRTYFEDEVEALQTTAMVIAEMVAAGELEAIVQQGTKLDLTRPMHFHGVALSDGVGLGHVVLHEPRVVVTNLIAEDASAELAKLERAIARLRISLDDLLASGDFAQHGEHREVLEAYRMFANDRGWIRKIEEAINNGLTAEAAVEKVQSDTRARMMRQTDPYLRERLHDLDDLAHRLIRELMGRQHGPVSESLPQDAVIVARNMGAAELLDYGRDRIRAVALEEGGPTSHVTIVARALGIAAVGLAENLVSLAESGDAVIVDGESGQIHLRPAQDIENAYAEKVRFRARRQAQYRRLRNKPSITRDNVDISLQLNAGLLVDLPAVSESGAAGVGLFRTELQFMVASSFPRMSEQTDYYRQVLDAADGRPVTFRTLDIGGDKVLPYLRAIQEENPAMGWRAIRFGLDRPGILRTQIRALLHAAAGRELRIMFPMVSAVSEFHQAKAMVDREIKHLRRHDHKGPERLQLGVMIEVPSLLYQLDELFDVVDFASIGSNDLFQFFTAVDRGNTRVAGRFDTMGVPFLRALRQIVERANAHNTPVTLCGEIAGQPLQAMALAALGYRALSMSPAALGPVKAMVRGLDLGRLSARLLPRLETPGALEDPRALLRAFASDNDISL